TATTCTTACTCTTCATCCCCTCCCCTTCATCCTGCCCCCCAACCTACGGCAACGCTTGCAGCGGCAACCTCTCACCCCTCACCTGCAAAAGTAGGCTTATTGTTCTACCGGGCTCATTACCTCGCAGGCAACACAGCTCCGATTGATGCCTTGTGCCAAGCTTTAGCTGAGCGGGGTCTAGAGCCTGTACCTATCTTTGTGCCATCCCTGCGCGACCCAGACTTGCAGACCGAGTTGTTGAAGTACTTCCAGACTCCGGATGCGGCTCCTATTCAGGTACTACTTAATGCCACCAGTTTCTCGCTGGCTAAGTTGGAAACCGAGACTCCCAATTTAGAGCTTTGGCAGCAGTTGGATGTGCCCGTGATCCAGGTGATCTTGAGTGGCGGTACGGTGGAGCAGTGGGAAACCGAGTACCGGGGGTTGTCGCCCCGAGACACAGCGATGAATGTGGCTTTGCCAGAAGTCGATGGCCGCATTATTAGTCGTGCCGTGTCGTTTAAAGCGGTCCAGATTCGCAATTCCGATCTGGAAACGGATGTGGTGGGCTATCAACCTGTGCGCGATCGCATTGAGTTTGTGGCTGACCTAGCTGCCCATTGGGTTACGCTGCGGCAAACTCCACCCGCCCAGCGACGCATTGCCTTGATTCTGGCCAACTATCCCACCCGGAATGGCCGACTGGCGAATGGCGTGGGTTTAGACACCCCAACGAGCTGTGTGGAAATCCTCAAAGCATTGCAGCAAGCAGGCTATCACCTAGCAGATGTGCCCCAAAGCAGTGAGGAGCTGATTCAGCGTTTAACCGCTGGAGTCACTAACGACCCTGAGGGTTATGAATTACGCGCTGTGCATCAAAGCCTGGACTTAGCAGAGTACCAACAGTATTTTGCTACTTTGCCTGCATCGGTCCAACAAGGGATGCGCGATCGCTGGGGAGAACCGAGAGTAGACGGCTTAGCGTCAGATCCAGAAAACCCAAGTGCCAATTCTGCTGCTTTCCCCGTTTCTGGGTTGCAGCTCGGCAATGTTTTTGTCGGCATTCAACCTGCACGGGGCTACGATTTAGACCCCGCCTTGAACTATCACGCTCCTGATTTAGAGCCGACTCACGGGTATTTAGCGTTCTACTACTGGCTGCGGCAGCACTTGCAAGCTCAAGCGATCGTGCATGTCGGCAAGCATGGCAACTTGGAATGGCTACCGGGTAAAAGTCTCGCCTTGTCCCAGTCTTGCTATCCCGAAGTCGCCTTCGGCCCTTTACCGCACCTCTACCCGTTTATCGTCAACGATCCAGGGGAAGGAGCGCAGGCCAAGCGGCGATCGCAAGCTGTGATTCTCGATCACTTAACGCCCCCCATGACTCGGGCCGAACTTTATGGGCCACTGCAACAACTAGAACGGTTAATTGATGAGTACTACGAAGCCCAAAGCTTAGACCCCACTCGCTTACCTGTTATTCGCGATCGCATCACGAATTTGGTGTTGCAAGAAAATCTCCATCAAGATTTAGGCATTGAGTTTAGCTCCACCTCAGCGCAGGCTCAATTGGCAGAATTTTTGACGCGAGCCGATGGCTATCTGTGTGAACTGAAGGAAGCTCAGATTAGAGATGGTTTGCACGTTTTCGGGTGCTGTCCAGAAGGGCGGCAACTCAGAGATTTAATCGTGGCGATCGCGCGGCATCCTGGAACGGGTCGTATGGGTTTAACTCGCGCCTTAGCCCAAGATTGGGGTTTAGATCTTGATCCACTCATGGCTGATTTAGCCAGTCCGTTTGGGTTAGCACCAGAACTCCCAGCCGGAGACCATGCCCCTGTAGCTAGTTCCCTGCTGCCTGTGTATCTCCAGCCGCAGTTGTCTGCCTGTCGGACTTTGGGCGATGTGGTGGAATTCTTGGAGCAACAAGCCGCTTTGCTAGTGGAGCAGGTGATGGATGCCTCTAGCGATGCCTCTATAGATGCGCTTGCCTCTAGCGATCGCTCTCTCCCACCCCGAACCCAAGCAGAAATCACCTGGATTCGCACAGTTCTGCTGCCCAAGCTGCAACAAACCCCGCAAGAAATTACTCATTTATTGCAAGGTCTGTCAGGCCGTTACATTCCCAGTGGCCCTTCAGGAGCCCCCACCCGTGGTCGCCCAGAAGTGCTACCGACGGGCCGCAATTTTTACTCGGTTGATATTCGTGCCATTCCCACCGAGAGCGCTTGGGATGTGGGGCGAAAGGCGGCTGAGGCGTTGATCGAGCGCTACACCCAGGAAAATGGTGAGTATCCTAAAACGCTGGGCTTGTCGATCTGGGGTACTTCCACCATGCGAACCGGAGGCGACGACATGGCGGAAGCGTTAGCTCTACTGGGAGTCCAGCCGATTTGGGAAGGCCCTTCTCGCCGGATGGTGGATTTTGAGATTTTACCGTTGGCAATTTTGGGGCGACCGCGCGTGGATGTGACGTTGCGAGTGTCTGGATTTTTCCGCGATGCTTTTCCCAACTTGATCGATCTCTTCGATCAAGCTGTCACGGCTGTCGCCGCTTTGTCAGAACCAGCCGACCAAAACCCCTTAGCGGCTCAAGTCCAGCAGGAAACTCAACATTGGCAATCCGTAGGGCTGACGCCAGAACAGGCAGAACAGCGATCGCGTTATCGGGTCTTTGGTTCTAAACCGGGTGCCTATGGAGCGGGTTTGCAAGGCTTGATTGAAGCGCAGAATTGGACGGATGATCAGGATCTAGCGCGGGCTTACATCAACTGGAGCAGTTATGCCTACACCCGCAACGGCACAGGCCGCGCTGCCCCCGAAGCCTTTGAGCAACGGCTGCAACAAATGCAGATCGTCCTGCACAACCAAGACAACCGCGAACACGACCTACTAGATTCGGATGATTATTACCAATTTCAAGGCGGCTTAACGGCAGCAGTGCGATCGCTCACTGGCAAGAATCCTCAAACTTATTTTGGCGACCATTCACTGCCCCAAAACCCTAAAATTCGCAAACTCCAAGAGGAAATTGCCCGTGTATACCGCTCGCGCGTGGTGAATCCCAAGTGGATCGAGGGAGTGATGCGGCATGGATATAAGGGAGCCTTTGAAATGGCGGCTACGATTGACTACTTATTTGCCTACGATGCCACTGCTCATTGTGTTGAGGACCACATGTATCAGGGAGTGGTCAATGCCTATGTTTTGGATGAACAAGTCCAAGCTTTTATTCAAGCAAAAAATCCTTGGGCCTTACGCGATATGGCAGAACGGTTGTTGGAAGCCCACCAGCGCGGATTGTGGCAACAAGTGCAACCGGAAACTTTAGATCAGTTGCGAGCGATCGCCCATGAAGCAGAAGCGGTGATCGAGACTACCCTCTGATCTACGGATTCTTAGCCCGCAAGGTAGTTTTAGGTTAGTAACTGCCCTGCGAGCTTGCTTCTGGTACGGGAAGTGCGGCTACGGCTGAGTGGGAAGTTTGGGCATAGTTTTGTTGTACCGGAATCTCAAGCCAGAATTCAGTGCCGTGCTGGGGTTGGGACTCGCAATGTAGGGTTCCTCTGTGTCGCTGCACCACAATCTGGTAGCTGATTGATAGTCCCAATCCTGTCCCTTGGCCCACGGGCTTAGTGGTAAAGAATGGATCGAATAGGCGCTGTTTGACTTCATGGGTCATGCCAGGACCATTATCAGCGATGCGAATGGCGACCCGATCCGGTGACACGAGTTCTGTGCGAATGCGAATTTGGCTAGGATGACTTTGAAGATTTGCTGCCGATCGCGTCTGGTTGTAGCTGTCTAAGGCATCGATCGCATTGCTGAGAATATTCATAAAGACTTGGTTGAGTTGCCCCGTATAGCACTCGACTAGCGGCAGATCACCGTACTCTTTGACCACTGCAATGCCTGGATGTTCTGGCTTAGCTTTTAGCCGATTCTGCAAGATTAACAGCGTACTATCAATGCCTTCGTGAATATTGACACGCTTCATATCCGATTCATCGAGGCGAGAAAAGTTGCGGAGCGAAAGCACAATTTGGCGAATCCGTTGAGTGCCAACTTTCATCGAAGCCAGCATTTTAGGCAGATCAATTTGCAGAAAGTCTAGATCGATTGCGTCAGCATATTGCTGGACTTCCGCCGGAATTGAAGAAGAGTGCCGCTGGTAGCGATGAATGAGTTCTAATAAATCTTGCACATAGGTATGGGTGTACTCCAAATTTCCATGAATGAAGTTGACTGGGTTGTTGATTTCGTGCGCTACTCCCGCCACTAGTTGCCCCAAGCTGGACATTTTTTCAGTCTGGATCAGTTGGGATTGGGCTTGTTGGAGTTCTTCGATGGCTTGCTCTAGCTGTTGAGCGCGATCGCGTTCCCGTTCCTCCGATTGCCGTAGTGAGTCTTCGGCTTGCTTGCGATCGCTGATCTCACTTTCCAAACTTTCATTGACCCGCACAAGTTCTGCCGTCCGCTCAGTCACCTTCTGTTCTAAGGAACGATAAAGCTCGGCTAACTGCGCCGCCATCTGATTAAACTCTTGTGCCAGTTTCTCGATTTCATCCCCAGTGGAGATGTTTACCTGATGGTCTAAATTGCCAGCCCCAATTGTCGCCGCACCTACCTGGAGCTGATGGATAGAACGAATGACGGGCAGCAAAATCAATAAAAATTGACCGACCAAGACCAAAACAATTAGCCCAATAATGGCATAGGTAAAAGCTTGGGCTCCTTGCTTAAACTGTTGTCCAGCTTGCTGAGCCAAAACATCCTGCTGTTGAGCCGTATCGGTTAATAGAGCCAAATAAAAGTCGATGTCTTTACCAAAAGAGTCTAAGGCTCGTAAATCTTGCTGAATTTGATTTCCCTTGGCGGGTGTGTTGGTCAGGGTTCCTGCCAAGCGCACTAAGAAACGATGTCGCCGTCGCACGACAGGGATTTCTGCGGCCTCTGGCATAATGCGCTCCAACTCTTCCAAGCTGATCAAAAAGTTAGACATTGCCTTTTGGTAATCGGCCATATCCGCCGCTGCTTGATCCGTCAGCAAGAAAGCCTTGAGCGCTAGTAGTTGCTCGCGTAAGGAAAGTTGCAGCTCTAAGGAAATGATCCGAGCTTGAATGGTTTTTTCCCGGCTCGCTTGGATCGACTGATCGGCTTGTTTAATCAGGAGGGTACTGCCGCTCATGAAGCTAGCCACCAACCCAGCCGCCACCAGCGATGAGCCAATAAACTTCTGCCAAATCTTCATTGTCTTGGACCAGAATTTGCCTCTAAGGTCTTTTGTAATTGTCGAATCGGCTCATAATCAGCATCCTCGACCAATGTATATCCCGCAGATTCAGCTCCTGTAACGTCTGCAAGTCCCTCAGGAGCATTGATCAGAGCTTTTTTAAGGCTAGAAACGATTTCCGGGGAAAGCTTCTTGGAAACAACGATCGGTGACATGGGAATGGGAGCGGATTCCCAAATGATCTGGTACTGGCTGGGGTCAAGCTTGCCAGATTTTTGCCGCTTTAGCAAAGAGGGTCTGCTGTCGGCGATCGCGTCTACCACGCCTGCTTCCAAATCCGCCTGCGCTTTGTCATGGTTGCCAGAATATTTGACGGTGGCAAAGTCTTGGTCTGGACGCAGACCTATTTTCTGGAAGTGAGCCATTGGCACTAAGTAACCAGAGGTGGAGGATCGGCTGACGAAGGCAAACCGCTTGCCTTTAAGATCGCTCAAGCTATCAATTCCAGCAGCTTTCCTAGCAATGATGACGCTGGTATACGAAGGACGACCTGTGCTTTTTTCAATCGGAGCGACGATCGGCTCAACTTGAGGGTTTTGCTGTTGGGCCAGTACGTATGTTAAAGGCCCCAAATAGGCAACTTCTACCTTTTCCTGTACTAGCAGCTCAACTGCTTGCTCATAGCTCGGAGTAACTTGGAAGTAAATGGGATATCCCAGCGACTTTTCTAGATACTCTGCAAGAGATTCCAGTTGTTTTTCTTGTTCTTTAGGACTCAGAGCTGGAATTACCGCCACATCAATGACGTTGAACTCTTTGACTTCTCGATTGCTAGTTGTCGGTGGATTGGAGGCGGAAGGGGTAGGGCGATCGCCAGATTCAGGCCCGCAACTCACACTGAGCAGCATCGGGAACAGTGCCAGGCTATAGCGAACCCAGGTGCGGCAGCTAAAACGAGTGAGAAAAGACAATGTAGCTGGCATGAGGTGGGGAGTTGGTTAATGTCTACGGTTTATTTTTATTCAACGGGCATCTCGTGCTTCGAGCCTGCCTACAACTATTCAGGAGACTACTCAGGCACAGAGGCAGCTTCAGCTTCACTAACGAGGAATGGGGCACTTTGGCTAATGGGGATTTCGATCCAAAACTCTGCTCCTGTCCCCGGTTGGGTGTTGCACCAAAGGGTTCCCCGATGTTTCTCCACAATGATTTGGTAGCTGATAGAGAGTCCTAAGCCTGTTCCCTGACCGACGGGCTTAGTTGTAAAAAACGGATCGAACAAGCGTTGAACCACAAAAGCAGCCATACCAGGGCCGTTGTCTTGAATCCGCACAGCGACTCGCTCTGGATGTAAGACTTCAGTGCGGATTGTAATAGTGGGTGCAGGCTCTGTCAGACCGGATGCGATCGCTGCCTCACTTTGACTATCCAAGGCATCAATGGCATTGCTCAAGATATTCATGAAGACCTGATTTAGCTGTCCGGCGTAGCATTCTACTTGGGGTAAGTCGCCATATTGCTTAATCACCTCAATCCCTTGAGAGCCTGGTCGAACTTTGAAACGGTTTTGCAGGATGAGTAAAGTGCTATCAATTCCTTCATGGATGTTGACAGGCTTCATCTCTGATTCGTCTAGCCGAGAGAAGTTGCGGAGCGACAGAACAATTTGGCGAATGCGATCGGCCCCGACTCTCATAGAACTCAGCATCTTCGGTAGATCTGCAACTAGAAACTCAAAATCGTTGGTTTGGCGATGTTGCTGAATTTCTAACGCTGGCTCAGGATAATGCTGCTGATATAGATCAATGAGTTTTAGCAAATCCTGGGTGTATTCATTGGCGTAACTCAGGTTGCCGTAGATAAAATTCACAGGGTTATTGATCTCATGGGCGATCCCTGCCACCAACTGACCCAAACTCGACATTTTCTCAGTCTGAATTAACTGGGTTTGGGTGGTTCGCAGTTCTGCCAAAGCTTGGGTGAGCCGCTGAGCTTGAGCTTGAGCCGCAGCAGCGGTGGCTCGACTCTGAGCGTAAAGCTCGGCTTGATCGATCGCGATCGCTAACTGGTCGGCGACATCCTGCAATAACTCCACTTCATCCGTACTCCAAGACCGAGAGCCGCTGTAATGCTCACAAACAATGGCTCCGATTTGTCCAGAATTGGTATAGATGGCGATCGCTAGCAAAGAAACGAGACCTAAATCCGTTAAAGCTTCTCGGCTCCTAGTGTCTAATTGAGGAGCCGTGGCAATGTTGTCAATCCACAGCGGGCTCAGCTTCAGCAAGATTTCCCCTAGCACTTCCACGGCGATCGTGGGGGGTGGCAAGGAGCGATGAGTCAGGTGAGGCGCAGAAACTTCATGGGCCAATTTAAACCGGGCGGCTTCCTCGCTCTGGTTGTACCAAAGAAACTCGCAGCGATCGATCTCGAAGAGATGGTGAATTTCCTGGACAGCAGTCCGCACAATGGTTTCTAGCTCTAGCGTGCTCCGGATTTGAATGGATAGGCGACGCTTCAGCAGTTCTTCTCGCTTGGTCAACTCTAGCAACTGATTTTTGGCTTGTTGCAGATGTTGATTGGTGTTTACCAGTTCGGCCATCGCCACTTCTAGTTCTCGCGACTTGCGCTCTAGCTGGCAGCTGTACTGGATGACCTGGGGCACTTCTGCTAGTAAGTCAAGGATTAAAGCTGAATCTCTCAAGTCAGATTCATCTACACCAAACCAGGGTTGGGGCTTGATCGAGCGTTCTGAGACATATAGCGACTGAAATTGCCCCGTGGGCAAAATCTCACCAATGCGGCAACTCTTCCAAACATGGTGATTCGGCTCAATCTGAATGAAACCACTAGGGGCAATCAAGGTTTGGCCATAGGCAGCGCAGCGAACTGGGTGGGTTTCAAAGGATTCAGCGGTTTCAACGGCTTGTTTCCATAGATAAACCTGGCTGTAAGCGGCTTCGACGGGATCGCTGGTGACTCGCTCTGCTCCGTACAGCGTTTTGAACCGTTCTACGAAAGCCTGGTTTGGCAAACTGTCAATGCTTTGGAAATAGCTCCAAGTAGCGTAGTGTCCTGCCATTGCTGCTGGAGTGATGCGTTGCAGTTCGTCTTCGGTCACGCTCACCGCCATAATGGGAATTTCTGCCGCGGAAATCCCTGCTGCATGGTACTGCTGGTAAAATTCCACATTGCCGTTGCCGTTTAAAGTGCTAAAAACGACATCGGGTCTAGCTTGTTTGATTTGCTCAATCACGGAGCGATAATCTGTGGTTTCTAAAGCGGGATAGGCTTCGCCCACAGTCATGCCTCCCAGTTGCTTCAACCGCGCTTTGATAATTTTGTTCGCAACTCTGGGAAAGACATAATCCATGCCCAGGAGATAAAAGCGGCGATGTTGATGCTGA
This genomic stretch from Trichocoleus sp. FACHB-46 harbors:
- a CDS encoding sensor histidine kinase; the protein is MKIWQKFIGSSLVAAGLVASFMSGSTLLIKQADQSIQASREKTIQARIISLELQLSLREQLLALKAFLLTDQAAADMADYQKAMSNFLISLEELERIMPEAAEIPVVRRRHRFLVRLAGTLTNTPAKGNQIQQDLRALDSFGKDIDFYLALLTDTAQQQDVLAQQAGQQFKQGAQAFTYAIIGLIVLVLVGQFLLILLPVIRSIHQLQVGAATIGAGNLDHQVNISTGDEIEKLAQEFNQMAAQLAELYRSLEQKVTERTAELVRVNESLESEISDRKQAEDSLRQSEERERDRAQQLEQAIEELQQAQSQLIQTEKMSSLGQLVAGVAHEINNPVNFIHGNLEYTHTYVQDLLELIHRYQRHSSSIPAEVQQYADAIDLDFLQIDLPKMLASMKVGTQRIRQIVLSLRNFSRLDESDMKRVNIHEGIDSTLLILQNRLKAKPEHPGIAVVKEYGDLPLVECYTGQLNQVFMNILSNAIDALDSYNQTRSAANLQSHPSQIRIRTELVSPDRVAIRIADNGPGMTHEVKQRLFDPFFTTKPVGQGTGLGLSISYQIVVQRHRGTLHCESQPQHGTEFWLEIPVQQNYAQTSHSAVAALPVPEASSQGSY
- the cobN gene encoding cobaltochelatase subunit CobN, which produces MHRLAATPGGWNPQVEGVIFIEQTPAPVVFLTAADTDIQTMAQALPQLPPEFPAIRVVNLLQLQQQLTIDTYAEEVLESAQVIVLRLLGGRSYWSYGFEVVKDTVQRTKATLIVLPGDDRPDPDLISHSTVPLTAVNQFWRYFTEGGVTNLVNALKFAAKIGLNQDYAPAPPEAIPQIGFYPWQPYSYSSSPPLHPAPQPTATLAAATSHPSPAKVGLLFYRAHYLAGNTAPIDALCQALAERGLEPVPIFVPSLRDPDLQTELLKYFQTPDAAPIQVLLNATSFSLAKLETETPNLELWQQLDVPVIQVILSGGTVEQWETEYRGLSPRDTAMNVALPEVDGRIISRAVSFKAVQIRNSDLETDVVGYQPVRDRIEFVADLAAHWVTLRQTPPAQRRIALILANYPTRNGRLANGVGLDTPTSCVEILKALQQAGYHLADVPQSSEELIQRLTAGVTNDPEGYELRAVHQSLDLAEYQQYFATLPASVQQGMRDRWGEPRVDGLASDPENPSANSAAFPVSGLQLGNVFVGIQPARGYDLDPALNYHAPDLEPTHGYLAFYYWLRQHLQAQAIVHVGKHGNLEWLPGKSLALSQSCYPEVAFGPLPHLYPFIVNDPGEGAQAKRRSQAVILDHLTPPMTRAELYGPLQQLERLIDEYYEAQSLDPTRLPVIRDRITNLVLQENLHQDLGIEFSSTSAQAQLAEFLTRADGYLCELKEAQIRDGLHVFGCCPEGRQLRDLIVAIARHPGTGRMGLTRALAQDWGLDLDPLMADLASPFGLAPELPAGDHAPVASSLLPVYLQPQLSACRTLGDVVEFLEQQAALLVEQVMDASSDASIDALASSDRSLPPRTQAEITWIRTVLLPKLQQTPQEITHLLQGLSGRYIPSGPSGAPTRGRPEVLPTGRNFYSVDIRAIPTESAWDVGRKAAEALIERYTQENGEYPKTLGLSIWGTSTMRTGGDDMAEALALLGVQPIWEGPSRRMVDFEILPLAILGRPRVDVTLRVSGFFRDAFPNLIDLFDQAVTAVAALSEPADQNPLAAQVQQETQHWQSVGLTPEQAEQRSRYRVFGSKPGAYGAGLQGLIEAQNWTDDQDLARAYINWSSYAYTRNGTGRAAPEAFEQRLQQMQIVLHNQDNREHDLLDSDDYYQFQGGLTAAVRSLTGKNPQTYFGDHSLPQNPKIRKLQEEIARVYRSRVVNPKWIEGVMRHGYKGAFEMAATIDYLFAYDATAHCVEDHMYQGVVNAYVLDEQVQAFIQAKNPWALRDMAERLLEAHQRGLWQQVQPETLDQLRAIAHEAEAVIETTL
- a CDS encoding transporter substrate-binding protein, with protein sequence MSSLVAQRTMNPPDGTVRVGILHSLSGPLAISESSLKDAALMAIAEINQAGGVLGQAIVPVVEDSASDPYVFEQKARKLLKNEQVVTLFGGWSSTGRKLVLPVLEEFDRLLWYPVQYEGLECSKYIFYTGACPNQQVEPAVNWLFQHQHRRFYLLGMDYVFPRVANKIIKARLKQLGGMTVGEAYPALETTDYRSVIEQIKQARPDVVFSTLNGNGNVEFYQQYHAAGISAAEIPIMAVSVTEDELQRITPAAMAGHYATWSYFQSIDSLPNQAFVERFKTLYGAERVTSDPVEAAYSQVYLWKQAVETAESFETHPVRCAAYGQTLIAPSGFIQIEPNHHVWKSCRIGEILPTGQFQSLYVSERSIKPQPWFGVDESDLRDSALILDLLAEVPQVIQYSCQLERKSRELEVAMAELVNTNQHLQQAKNQLLELTKREELLKRRLSIQIRSTLELETIVRTAVQEIHHLFEIDRCEFLWYNQSEEAARFKLAHEVSAPHLTHRSLPPPTIAVEVLGEILLKLSPLWIDNIATAPQLDTRSREALTDLGLVSLLAIAIYTNSGQIGAIVCEHYSGSRSWSTDEVELLQDVADQLAIAIDQAELYAQSRATAAAAQAQAQRLTQALAELRTTQTQLIQTEKMSSLGQLVAGIAHEINNPVNFIYGNLSYANEYTQDLLKLIDLYQQHYPEPALEIQQHRQTNDFEFLVADLPKMLSSMRVGADRIRQIVLSLRNFSRLDESEMKPVNIHEGIDSTLLILQNRFKVRPGSQGIEVIKQYGDLPQVECYAGQLNQVFMNILSNAIDALDSQSEAAIASGLTEPAPTITIRTEVLHPERVAVRIQDNGPGMAAFVVQRLFDPFFTTKPVGQGTGLGLSISYQIIVEKHRGTLWCNTQPGTGAEFWIEIPISQSAPFLVSEAEAASVPE
- a CDS encoding phosphate/phosphite/phosphonate ABC transporter substrate-binding protein, which translates into the protein MPATLSFLTRFSCRTWVRYSLALFPMLLSVSCGPESGDRPTPSASNPPTTSNREVKEFNVIDVAVIPALSPKEQEKQLESLAEYLEKSLGYPIYFQVTPSYEQAVELLVQEKVEVAYLGPLTYVLAQQQNPQVEPIVAPIEKSTGRPSYTSVIIARKAAGIDSLSDLKGKRFAFVSRSSTSGYLVPMAHFQKIGLRPDQDFATVKYSGNHDKAQADLEAGVVDAIADSRPSLLKRQKSGKLDPSQYQIIWESAPIPMSPIVVSKKLSPEIVSSLKKALINAPEGLADVTGAESAGYTLVEDADYEPIRQLQKTLEANSGPRQ